One window of Candidatus Dadabacteria bacterium genomic DNA carries:
- a CDS encoding sodium:calcium antiporter → MEFLNLLIFAVSFVLLWKGARLLVRGASGVAAFTGMGTFFAGLIVVAFGTSVPEFIVSLVAVIEGSSDIAVGNMVGSNIANTGLIFGLTVLISPIVISREAWREQWLPLVFMGLMTFAAFGLSLTEFSLERGEGVLLFLLLGVLLVIPYGKSTEENEAFPVSPDDGGWKILLYVVSGSVLLAVSAHLLVSSAIDIAEQLGISELFIGVVAVAFGTSLPELAASLGAAWRKEQNIVVGNIIGSNFFNLGYLGLVAVIRPIEINRDMFGYASEFAFLILLTVLFVLLIGKTQISKNRIGKKKGALLLVVYAAFLYFISGSLS, encoded by the coding sequence ATGGAATTTTTGAACCTGCTGATTTTTGCCGTGAGTTTCGTTCTTCTGTGGAAGGGGGCCCGCCTTCTCGTTAGAGGCGCTTCCGGGGTTGCTGCGTTCACCGGCATGGGCACCTTTTTTGCGGGACTTATCGTGGTTGCGTTTGGAACGTCCGTTCCCGAATTCATAGTTTCCTTGGTGGCAGTGATAGAGGGTTCAAGCGACATAGCGGTCGGGAATATGGTCGGAAGCAATATCGCCAACACCGGGCTTATTTTCGGCCTGACGGTTCTTATAAGTCCAATAGTGATAAGCAGAGAAGCGTGGAGAGAGCAGTGGCTTCCGCTTGTTTTTATGGGGCTTATGACTTTTGCCGCTTTCGGCCTCAGCCTCACGGAATTCTCTCTCGAAAGAGGTGAAGGAGTGCTGCTGTTTCTCCTGCTTGGCGTCCTTTTGGTTATCCCCTACGGAAAATCCACAGAAGAAAACGAGGCTTTTCCCGTATCGCCAGATGACGGCGGGTGGAAGATCCTTCTTTACGTAGTCTCGGGTTCAGTGCTTCTGGCTGTCAGCGCCCATCTTTTGGTTAGCAGTGCAATAGATATCGCCGAACAGCTCGGAATAAGCGAACTTTTCATAGGGGTCGTGGCAGTTGCCTTCGGAACTTCACTTCCGGAACTTGCCGCTTCGCTCGGGGCCGCGTGGAGAAAAGAGCAGAATATAGTCGTTGGCAACATAATAGGGAGCAATTTCTTTAATCTCGGATATTTGGGTCTCGTCGCGGTTATCCGACCCATAGAGATAAACCGGGATATGTTCGGATACGCGTCCGAATTCGCATTTCTTATCCTGCTTACAGTTCTTTTCGTATTACTAATTGGAAAAACCCAGATTAGCAAAAACAGGATCGGAAAAAAGAAGGGTGCTCTTCTTCTTGTAGTTTACGCGGCGTTTCTCTACTTTATCTCAGGCTCACTTTCTTGA
- a CDS encoding AMP-binding protein, whose protein sequence is MQLLFKPRDGVYLGSGDLPFGKFEDTSLWQPITTNLEKGAEMFPDKAMFKVGDRDGNIVESYTYAETNAWANRVANGLAQGFGINKGDKVGMYMLNCSEHVISIIAIHKCGGVQVPVNKDEKGERLAYVINYSDMRALIIDEGSIPFIEEIGDSLEHLEAVFVTVDNPPEKIGGIKALPFSEFDSYDDTNPGVDVTTADMERCMFTSGTTGMPKGVARDHGGVIMTVRSYLQQQGIRSDDVLMSILSLGHANAQVMCLFSAMASGGTAVFFPRFSASNFWKWAAGCGATCVNMLGAVAEYLWAAPESEWDQKHNIRIMLGSPAPRNLKEFQERFGVRVIDGYGSTEMGMVLWKDPEDHRPGSSGFPMEGYYVELRNPEDIDTVVRPFWDSTDDITPPDDAKGLLFVKPLVPHTTLNEYFKDERRTREAFDDDGFFNSDDLFARGIDGRYYFVGRFSRIRVSGENVDPVAVGDEAMQYPAIQEAIAVGIRLPNVSDDEIKLCVTLKAGEEFDPIEFSKWMAERVIVAMVPRFIEVYEDGFPVTATQKVKVAEIKEITENTWDRNETGLKFSARK, encoded by the coding sequence ATGCAATTATTATTCAAACCGCGCGATGGCGTATATCTGGGAAGCGGAGATCTTCCCTTCGGTAAATTCGAAGACACTTCACTCTGGCAGCCGATAACCACAAATCTTGAGAAGGGTGCCGAGATGTTTCCCGACAAGGCAATGTTCAAGGTCGGAGACAGAGACGGAAACATCGTGGAGAGCTACACTTATGCGGAAACCAACGCGTGGGCCAACAGGGTGGCAAACGGTCTTGCCCAAGGGTTCGGAATAAATAAAGGGGACAAGGTCGGCATGTACATGCTCAACTGTTCCGAGCACGTGATATCTATTATCGCCATACACAAGTGCGGCGGTGTGCAGGTTCCGGTAAACAAGGACGAGAAGGGGGAAAGACTCGCTTACGTAATCAACTACTCGGACATGAGAGCCCTCATTATCGACGAGGGGAGCATTCCTTTCATAGAGGAAATCGGCGACAGTCTGGAGCATCTTGAAGCAGTTTTCGTGACGGTTGACAATCCACCTGAAAAAATCGGAGGCATAAAGGCGCTTCCTTTTTCAGAATTTGATAGTTATGACGATACTAATCCCGGGGTGGACGTTACCACTGCCGACATGGAGAGATGTATGTTCACGTCCGGTACCACGGGGATGCCGAAAGGGGTTGCCAGAGACCACGGAGGAGTAATCATGACAGTCCGTTCTTATCTGCAGCAGCAGGGAATAAGGAGCGACGACGTGCTCATGAGCATACTTTCACTCGGTCACGCCAACGCGCAGGTAATGTGCCTTTTCAGCGCCATGGCGTCCGGTGGGACTGCCGTGTTTTTCCCCAGGTTCTCAGCTTCCAATTTCTGGAAATGGGCGGCCGGGTGCGGCGCTACATGCGTTAACATGCTGGGAGCGGTAGCCGAGTACCTCTGGGCCGCGCCTGAGAGCGAGTGGGATCAGAAGCACAACATAAGGATAATGCTGGGCTCCCCGGCTCCGAGGAACTTGAAGGAGTTCCAGGAAAGGTTCGGAGTCAGGGTAATAGACGGATACGGTTCGACCGAGATGGGCATGGTTCTCTGGAAAGATCCCGAGGATCACCGCCCGGGTTCATCCGGTTTCCCCATGGAGGGATATTACGTCGAGCTCAGAAATCCCGAAGACATTGATACGGTGGTAAGACCGTTCTGGGACTCTACCGACGACATTACTCCTCCCGACGACGCCAAGGGGCTTCTTTTCGTAAAGCCGCTTGTTCCGCATACGACCCTGAATGAATATTTCAAGGATGAGAGAAGAACCAGAGAGGCCTTCGACGATGACGGCTTCTTCAATTCGGACGATCTCTTCGCTAGAGGTATCGATGGGAGATACTATTTTGTCGGAAGGTTCAGCCGCATCAGGGTTTCAGGCGAAAACGTGGATCCGGTAGCCGTCGGGGACGAGGCGATGCAATATCCCGCGATTCAGGAAGCCATTGCGGTCGGTATAAGGCTCCCGAACGTTTCGGATGACGAGATCAAGCTCTGCGTTACGCTCAAGGCGGGCGAGGAATTTGATCCGATTGAGTTCTCCAAATGGATGGCCGAGAGGGTAATAGTGGCCATGGTGCCCAGGTTCATAGAGGTTTACGAGGATGGATTCCCGGTAACCGCGACCCAGAAGGTCAAGGTCGCCGAGATAAAGGAAATCACCGAGAATACCTGGGACAGAAACGAGACGGGCCTCAAGTTCAGCGCCAGAAAGTAG
- a CDS encoding nucleoside deaminase, whose amino-acid sequence MTGQSDEIIMALAIGEAERAASEGEVPVGAVIVDGGGTVISAAHNLRESASDATAHAEILAIRRACEVIGNWRLSGTSIYVTLEPCAMCMGAIINARIDRVVFGAPDPKGGALVSNFGIGAGGELNHRVEFSGGVCGERCARILEDFFKTLRDS is encoded by the coding sequence GTGACGGGGCAGTCCGATGAAATCATTATGGCCTTGGCTATCGGGGAGGCCGAGCGGGCCGCTTCAGAAGGTGAGGTTCCGGTAGGGGCGGTCATAGTTGATGGGGGAGGCACCGTAATTTCAGCCGCCCACAACCTGAGGGAATCAGCTTCGGACGCTACCGCCCACGCCGAAATTCTGGCTATACGCCGTGCGTGCGAAGTTATCGGAAACTGGAGACTTTCCGGCACTTCTATCTACGTTACCCTTGAGCCCTGCGCCATGTGCATGGGAGCCATAATCAACGCGAGAATAGACAGGGTCGTGTTCGGCGCTCCCGATCCCAAGGGCGGGGCGCTTGTAAGCAACTTCGGAATCGGTGCGGGAGGGGAACTCAATCACCGCGTGGAATTCTCGGGGGGAGTCTGCGGTGAGCGGTGTGCCCGCATTCTTGAGGATTTTTTCAAAACGCTTCGGGATTCCTGA
- a CDS encoding Jag N-terminal domain-containing protein has product MAIAIEKEGKTISEAVVNACEELGVSKDEVEIEVIREDSKGVLGIGSKNAIVRVEIKTGGLSEKAFRAKKTLETLLGFLFPAPQSVKAEETENRIILEVWPVKDKKFLIGRNGEVIKSLEYIVGKIASRNSNEGKNKRVAINIGGHDGKKKDTDVPRKVAETVQKVKESGNSHSIERLSSYERKMAYIELKKQEDIKYETVPSKGNSKKIVVSPQA; this is encoded by the coding sequence TCCGAAGCCGTAGTGAACGCCTGCGAGGAACTCGGAGTCTCAAAAGACGAAGTGGAAATCGAAGTTATAAGAGAAGACTCCAAGGGGGTTCTGGGCATAGGAAGCAAAAACGCCATAGTGAGGGTGGAAATAAAAACTGGCGGATTGAGCGAAAAGGCGTTTCGGGCAAAAAAAACTCTTGAGACCCTCCTGGGTTTTCTGTTTCCAGCCCCGCAGAGCGTAAAGGCCGAAGAGACTGAAAACAGGATAATACTCGAAGTCTGGCCCGTTAAAGACAAGAAATTCCTCATAGGAAGAAACGGGGAAGTAATAAAGTCCCTTGAGTACATAGTGGGAAAAATAGCTTCGAGAAACAGCAACGAGGGGAAAAACAAGAGAGTCGCCATAAACATCGGCGGGCACGACGGAAAGAAAAAGGATACCGATGTGCCGAGAAAAGTTGCGGAGACCGTGCAGAAAGTAAAAGAAAGCGGAAATTCTCACTCAATCGAGCGGCTTTCATCCTACGAAAGGAAAATGGCCTACATAGAACTCAAGAAGCAAGAGGACATAAAATACGAGACGGTTCCAAGCAAGGGTAACTCGAAAAAAATCGTCGTTAGCCCTCAGGCCTGA